One stretch of Flavobacterium sp. 9 DNA includes these proteins:
- a CDS encoding glycoside hydrolase family 65 protein, protein MNQDYIKPDNWSIIEEGFDAERVKSSESLFSIGNGAMGQRANFEETYSGETFQGSYIAGIYYPDKTKVGWWKNGYPKYFAKVLNAPNWIGIDVEINEENLDLNTCTEVKNFRRELNMKEGWYNRSFEATLKNGTEIAVNVRRFLSLDLDEAGIIKYEITPLNKDAKIVYKPYIDAGVTNEDANWEEKFWEPLEVKKSNSDAFVTAQTFKTHFKVTTFMHNTIFANGENVNISPSTIDSTTDKVQFTYGTIIAKGQTSSIQKIGGYTVSLNHENTLAAAEKTIKAAVNLGYDTLLQNQIEAWSKIWEMSDITIDGDVKAQQGIRFNIFQLNQTYLGKDSRLNIGPKGFTGEKYGGSTYWDTEAYCIPFYMATKDQQVARNLLTYRFNQLDKAIENAKDNLGFKNGAALYPMVTMNGEECHNEWEITHEEIHRNGAIAFAIYNYYRFTGDYSYIPEKGLEVLIGIARFWHQRASFSKEKNQYVILGVTGPNEYENNINNNFYTNYIAKWCIDYATEQINKVATEYPADHKRVLEKVKLSANEIQEWKKVADDMYFPISKELGIYLQQDGFLDKDLVPVKDLDRSQRPINQKWSWDRVLRSPYIKQADVLQCFYFFEDHFSKEELKRNFEFYESFTVHESSLSPCVHSIQAAHLDKMDMAYTFYLRTSRLDLDDYNKEVEEGCHITSMAGTWMSIVEGFGGMRVKNDQLHFAPKIPKEWKGYSFKINFRNQILKVAVNHNETTFTVDGDQDLTIVVNGNPVIASKFVQIN, encoded by the coding sequence ATGAATCAAGATTATATAAAACCAGATAACTGGTCCATCATTGAAGAAGGATTTGATGCCGAACGAGTAAAATCGTCCGAAAGTCTTTTTAGTATCGGAAACGGTGCGATGGGACAACGCGCCAATTTTGAAGAAACTTATTCTGGTGAAACTTTTCAGGGAAGTTACATCGCAGGAATTTATTATCCGGATAAAACCAAAGTTGGTTGGTGGAAAAACGGATATCCAAAGTATTTTGCGAAAGTATTAAACGCTCCAAACTGGATTGGAATTGACGTAGAAATCAACGAAGAAAACCTAGATTTAAATACTTGTACTGAAGTTAAAAACTTCCGTAGAGAATTGAATATGAAAGAAGGCTGGTACAATCGTTCTTTTGAAGCTACGTTGAAAAACGGAACCGAAATTGCGGTAAACGTTCGCCGTTTTCTTTCTTTGGATCTGGATGAAGCCGGAATTATCAAATACGAAATTACGCCTTTAAACAAAGATGCAAAGATCGTTTACAAACCTTATATTGACGCTGGTGTAACTAATGAAGATGCAAACTGGGAAGAAAAATTCTGGGAACCATTAGAAGTAAAAAAATCAAATAGTGACGCTTTTGTAACCGCGCAAACTTTTAAAACGCATTTTAAAGTTACGACTTTCATGCACAATACGATTTTTGCAAATGGAGAAAACGTAAATATTTCACCTTCAACAATCGATTCAACAACAGATAAAGTTCAGTTTACTTACGGAACTATTATCGCAAAAGGACAAACCTCATCAATTCAGAAAATTGGTGGATATACTGTTTCTTTAAACCACGAAAACACTTTGGCTGCAGCCGAAAAAACAATAAAAGCTGCCGTTAATTTAGGATACGATACTTTACTTCAAAATCAAATTGAGGCTTGGAGTAAAATCTGGGAAATGTCAGATATTACAATTGATGGCGATGTAAAAGCACAACAAGGAATTCGTTTCAACATCTTTCAATTGAACCAAACTTATTTAGGAAAAGATTCTCGTTTGAATATTGGTCCAAAAGGTTTTACAGGAGAAAAATACGGAGGATCAACTTATTGGGATACTGAGGCGTATTGTATTCCGTTTTATATGGCAACTAAAGATCAGCAAGTTGCGAGAAACTTATTGACGTATCGTTTCAATCAATTGGATAAAGCAATCGAGAATGCCAAAGACAATTTAGGATTCAAAAATGGCGCTGCTTTGTATCCAATGGTTACCATGAATGGAGAAGAATGCCATAACGAATGGGAAATCACACACGAAGAAATCCACAGAAACGGAGCGATTGCATTTGCGATTTATAACTATTACCGTTTCACGGGAGATTACTCTTATATTCCTGAAAAAGGTCTGGAAGTTTTAATTGGAATTGCACGTTTCTGGCACCAAAGAGCTTCTTTTTCTAAAGAAAAAAATCAATATGTAATTCTTGGAGTTACAGGTCCAAACGAATACGAAAACAATATCAATAATAATTTCTACACCAATTATATTGCAAAATGGTGTATTGATTATGCAACAGAACAAATTAATAAAGTTGCAACAGAATATCCTGCAGATCACAAACGTGTATTAGAAAAAGTAAAACTTTCGGCTAATGAAATTCAGGAATGGAAAAAAGTGGCTGATGATATGTACTTCCCTATTTCTAAAGAATTGGGTATTTATTTGCAACAAGATGGTTTCTTAGACAAAGATTTAGTTCCGGTAAAAGACTTAGATCGTTCGCAAAGACCAATCAATCAAAAATGGTCTTGGGATCGTGTTTTACGTTCACCTTATATTAAACAAGCCGATGTTTTGCAATGTTTTTATTTCTTTGAAGATCATTTTTCTAAAGAAGAATTAAAACGAAATTTTGAATTTTATGAGTCATTTACGGTTCATGAAAGTTCACTTTCGCCTTGCGTACACTCAATTCAGGCTGCACATCTGGACAAAATGGATATGGCATATACTTTCTATTTAAGAACTTCTCGTCTTGATCTTGATGATTATAATAAAGAAGTCGAAGAAGGTTGTCACATTACTTCAATGGCGGGAACATGGATGAGTATTGTAGAAGGTTTTGGCGGAATGCGTGTTAAAAATGATCAGCTTCATTTTGCTCCAAAAATTCCAAAAGAATGGAAAGGTTATTCGTTTAAAATCAACTTTAGAAATCAAATTCTGAAAGTTGCTGTAAATCATAACGAAACCACTTTTACAGTAGATGGCGACCAAGATTTAACAATTGTCGTGAACGGAAACCCTGTAATTGCAAGTAAATTTGTACAAATAAATTAA
- the pgmB gene encoding beta-phosphoglucomutase, which yields MNNKKAFIFDLDGVIVDTAKYHFLAWQKIAKALNINFTLENNELLKGVSRVRSLDIILELGNVQASQEDKDKWLIQKNEDYLSYLVDMDESEILPGVLKILQLLKEKNQGIALGSASKNARPILEKTGILSYFDVIVDGNDVTNAKPDPEVFLKAAQLLHIDQKNSIVFEDSVAGIQAANIGEMVSVGIGEETILHEADYIFKDFTEINTAFIEKLIN from the coding sequence ATGAATAATAAAAAAGCATTCATCTTCGATCTTGATGGAGTGATCGTTGATACCGCTAAATACCACTTTTTAGCTTGGCAGAAAATTGCAAAAGCATTAAATATAAATTTTACACTCGAAAACAACGAATTACTAAAAGGAGTAAGCCGCGTGCGTTCGTTAGATATAATTCTTGAATTAGGAAATGTTCAGGCTTCACAAGAAGACAAAGACAAATGGTTAATTCAAAAAAATGAAGATTACTTATCTTATTTAGTTGACATGGACGAAAGCGAGATTCTTCCAGGAGTACTTAAAATTCTACAACTATTGAAAGAAAAAAACCAAGGAATTGCGTTAGGTTCAGCGAGTAAAAATGCCCGACCAATCCTTGAAAAAACAGGAATCCTTTCGTATTTCGATGTTATTGTTGACGGAAACGACGTTACCAATGCAAAACCAGATCCAGAAGTTTTCTTAAAAGCGGCTCAATTACTACATATTGACCAAAAAAACTCAATCGTATTTGAAGATTCAGTTGCCGGAATCCAAGCGGCAAACATAGGAGAAATGGTAAGTGTAGGAATTGGTGAGGAAACAATTTTACATGAAGCTGATTATATTTTTAAAGATTTTACCGAAATAAACACAGCGTTTATTGAGAAACTAATCAATTAG